In a genomic window of Clavelina lepadiformis chromosome 7, kaClaLepa1.1, whole genome shotgun sequence:
- the LOC143465527 gene encoding uncharacterized protein LOC143465527 produces MLYSDGCYIVDCPGKDYYIGKRILPEMFSAIDKTGSSQDNLLERGIAECLDDHRALISKRCDFYGTKLCCQPDDNNGDITCDVTSSSNEDASEMRGMLEAAEIRMMKLIFQTGTPPGGKYCLKMGICCVEDKCKLDLSCSAVTSSAEEKHSGLPLLLSKLLDGEQTY; encoded by the exons ATGTTATATTCTGATGGTTGCTACATTGTGGATTGTCCGGGTAAGGactattacatcgggaaaagaattttgccgGAAATGTTTTCCGCAATCGAcaaaaccggttcctctcaggataatctgtTGGAGCGTGGGATAGCGGAg TGTTTGGACGATCACCGTGCCCTGATATCGAAGCGATGTGATTTCTATGGAACGAAACTGTGTTGTCAGCCGGACGACAATAATGGAGACATTACGTGTGATGTGACATCATCGTCCAATGAAGACGCCTCAGAGATGAGAGGGATGTTGGAAGCAGCTGAGATTAGAATGATGAAGCTCATCTTCCAAACAGGGACTCCTCCTGGAGGAAAATATTGTCTGAAGATGGGGATCTGCTGCGTGGAAG ACAAGTGCAAACTTGACCTCTCTTGCAGCGCTGTGACATCGTCGGCGGAGGAAAAGCATTCCGGGTTACCACTGTTGTTGAGCAAGTTATTGGACGGGGAGCAAACCTACTGA